Below is a genomic region from Fusobacterium canifelinum.
TAAATAAGCAGTACGAGCATAATACTTATTATCTTTTTCTGTAAGAAAGATGGTCTCAATAAATTTTTGATTTTCCTTATCTAACTTTTTGCTATTTTTCTTAATCCTTTCAATAAATTTTTCTACATCTTCTTTTAAAGATTTTTTGTAAAAATTTAACATAGGTCCTCCTTGTAATTTTTATTGGTGATGAATTATTTGTATGTTATAAATTGCTGTAGATATTCTAGCATATTTTTTATGTAAATGTTTGAATTTTTCTTGGTTTTAAAAAAAATAAAAACAACACCTATAAGCATAGATGTTGTTTTGCTCTTATTTTATAATTTTAAAACTTTTTACCATTTCAGTTACAATAGAGTCCATAATTTTTTTATCTTTTTCTAAATATGAAGCATCAAATATCACATAGTATTTTTTATCTTTATTAAAGATAACCTTTTTGTAATGAATTTTATTTCCTTCTGTATAAGAAAGAACATAAAAATCTTTTCCTATAGTATTGTAAGCTAGGTTATTGCTATTGATAAATAATTCTTTGTTATAAGCAAATTTTAATGGATCAATTTTTGCAGGTAAATTTCCATTATAATATTTTTTTATAAATTCATTATAGTTAAGATTATCATTTTTAAAAGAAGATTTTATAGTATCTTTTTCTAATCCATCAATTTCTTCAGTATTTAATAAATTAGTTCCATAAGCAATAATAGTAATATCTTCATTTTTGGCTTTTATAGTTAATCCATCACTGTTCCCAGCTTCATAAGCACTGAAAAAATCTTTTGTAGGAATAGATTTAGAATTTTTAATAAAATCTAATTTGCTAGTTTCTCCTACTCCATTTTCATATTTTTCAACAGGAACATCTATTGAAAAAGAAAATCTACCATTATAATATTTTGAAAAAACTCCATCTGCATAAGTAAGAGAGCTAAATATAGATAAGATGACAAATAACATAAATTTTAAAGAAAACTTTCTCATTAAAAAACCTCCTAAATGTATTTAATATTTTTAATATTTCCTATATTATATCAATAAATAATTTAAAAGCAATATATAAAAAAACTGATTACAAATTTTAAATCTATAAGTAGTTTTTTAAGATATTATTTAATCCAAGGCATTAATTTTCTTAATTCTTGTCCCACTTTTTCAATTTGATGTTCACTTGCTTCTTCTCTATGAGCTTTTAAGAAAGGTTGTCCTGCTTTTGAATCTGCTAAGAATTCATCAGCAAATTTACCAGATTGGATATCTGCTAAAACTTCTTTCATTGCTTTCTTTGTATCAGCAGTTACGATTTTTGGCCCTGTTAAGAAATCTCCATACTCTGCTGTGTTAGAGATAGAGTGTCTCATTTTTGCAAGTCCTCCTTCATAGATAAGGTCAACAATTAATTTCATTTCATGTAGACATTCAAAGTAAGCATTTACAGGGTCATATCCAGCTTCTGTTAAAACCTCAAATCCAGTTTTGATAAGTTCAGTAATTCCTCCACATAAAACTGCTTGTTCTCCAAATAAATCTGTTTCAGTTTCTTGTTTAAATGTAGTTTCAAGTATTCCTGATCTTCCTCCACCAATACCAGAAGCCCAAGCAAGAGCAATATCTTTCGCATCTCCACTAGGATCTTGATATACAGCTATTAGGCAAGGTACTCCACTTCCTTCTTGGAAAGTTCTTCTTACTAAATGTCCAGGACCTTTTGGAGCAACCATAAATACATTTACATCTTCTCTTGGTTGAATTTTTTTGAAATGAATGTTAAATCCATGTCCAAATCCAAGGTAAGCACCTTTCTTTAAGTTTGGAGCTATGCTATTAGTATAAGTATCTCCTTGAATTTCATCAGGTATTAATACCATAACTACATCTGCATCTTTAACCGCTTCTCCAGTTTCCTTTACAACAAAACCTGCTTCTTCTGCAACTTTCCAAGTCTTAGAATCTTTTCTAAGTCCAATAGTAACATCCATTCCATTTTCTTTTAAGTTAAGTGCATGAGCATGTCCTTGTGAACCATAACCTAAAACTGTGATTTTCTTTCCTACTAATTTTTGTAAATTACAATCTGCATCATAATAAACAGTTGTTCCTAAAATATTTCCTGCCATTTTCTAAATCCTCCTATACATTACATTTAAAAATATAATTTATAAAAATAAGTGAGTTACATTCCAGATTTTAAGATAAACATTAAATAGAATGAGCCGAGCAAATTTCGGTGTGTTTGAAGATGACTTGTCAGCAAGTTTACCGAATTTACAGCGAATTCTTAATTTTTATCTGTTAAGAAATCTGGCTAGTAATGAACTATTTTTTTATATCACTTCACAATTAACCAAGGTCTATTATTAGACCATTCAATTTTTATATCTATACCATAAAGTTTTGATAAATTTTCATCAGTTAAAACTTCATATTTATTTCCTTGTGCTACAATTTCTCCATTATCAAGTATAGCTACATGAGTTATAGAAGGTACAATTTCTTCTATTTGATGTGTTACATAGATAAATGGTATAGCATTTTTATTTTTGGAGTTTTCCTCCAAACTTTTTAAAAATATTTCTCTTGCCCTTATATCTAGCCCAGAACAAGGTTCATCTAAAATTAAAAGAGATGGACTATTCATAAAGGCTCTTGCAAGTAAAGTTTTTCTTTGTTCACCTTGTGATAGAGTGCCAAATTTATTCAATTTTAAATGAGATAGTTTAAAATCTTTTATAATATTATTTGCTTTTTCTCTATCTTTTTGAGTTATTTCTCGATAGATACCTATTGAGTTATATTTTCCAGATAGGACAATATCTGCTAAAGATTGATTGTTTAATCTATCTGAAAAAGTATTTAAAGTAGAACTGACAAAACCAACTCTTTCTTTAATTTCTGCCCAAACACAAGCTCCAAATTTTTTATCAA
It encodes:
- the ilvC gene encoding ketol-acid reductoisomerase, with the translated sequence MAGNILGTTVYYDADCNLQKLVGKKITVLGYGSQGHAHALNLKENGMDVTIGLRKDSKTWKVAEEAGFVVKETGEAVKDADVVMVLIPDEIQGDTYTNSIAPNLKKGAYLGFGHGFNIHFKKIQPREDVNVFMVAPKGPGHLVRRTFQEGSGVPCLIAVYQDPSGDAKDIALAWASGIGGGRSGILETTFKQETETDLFGEQAVLCGGITELIKTGFEVLTEAGYDPVNAYFECLHEMKLIVDLIYEGGLAKMRHSISNTAEYGDFLTGPKIVTADTKKAMKEVLADIQSGKFADEFLADSKAGQPFLKAHREEASEHQIEKVGQELRKLMPWIK
- a CDS encoding ABC transporter ATP-binding protein, which codes for MEKILSYKNVSFKRDGREILKNINWEIKEGENWALIGLNGSGKSTLLSMIPAYTFATKGEVSVFDKKFGACVWAEIKERVGFVSSTLNTFSDRLNNQSLADIVLSGKYNSIGIYREITQKDREKANNIIKDFKLSHLKLNKFGTLSQGEQRKTLLARAFMNSPSLLILDEPCSGLDIRAREIFLKSLEENSKNKNAIPFIYVTHQIEEIVPSITHVAILDNGEIVAQGNKYEVLTDENLSKLYGIDIKIEWSNNRPWLIVK